GCGCGCTGCAACAGACTGGCCAGCAGGCCAGCGACACTTCCGAGCAGCAGCAGAATCAGCATACCGCTTTGCAGCGCGGGCAGATCACTGGCGGCGGCGGCGCCCAGCGTGGCGCGACCAAGGCCCGGAATGGCAAACACCTTCTCCACCGCAATCGCGCCGCCAGTCAGGCCGATAATCACCATCGCCAGCTGCGGCAGCATTGCCGGTAGCGTGCGTTTGATCAGCGCCAGCGCCAGGCGATAACGCGGGATGCCCGCTGCCTGCCAGCTGACCAGCCACTTCTCCTGAAAACTGGCGCTTAGCGCGTCGGAAAACAGACGGCCGAGTAAGCCTCCGGCCGGAATGCCCAGCGCCAGCGCCGGTAATATCGCGTGCTGCCAGCCTGTCCAGCCAAATGGCGGTAACCAGCCGAGCCACACCGCACCGGCCAGCAACAAGAGCGCCGCCAGCAGAAATTCCGGCAGCGCGGTCAGCGCCGCCGCCAGGGTTCCCGCCGGGCGTCGCGCCACACCCGTCAGACCGGCGCGCAGTACCGGCAGGCAGATCAGGCTCAGCAGTAGCAGCGCGACCAGCAGTGCGCAGGCCATCAGTGTCAGCGAAACCCCGGTCGCCTGTAGCATGCCCGGCAGCACCGGCGCACCGGAGATCCACGAGTTGCCGGCATCGCCCTGCGCCAGGTTTTTCAGCCAGTGCCACAGCAGGGCATCCGGCCCCTGATATAACCCCAGCGAGTGGCGAATCGCCTCCAGAGTTTCTGTGGTGGCCTCCTGATCGCCGGAGCGCGCCCGCAGCAACGCCAGCGCCGGATCGCCTCCGGCCAGCCAGGGTAAAATCCCGACCAGCATCACCATTGCCGCGAGGGTGATCAGGCGCGACAACAGCGGCAGCAGGGGAGTAAAGTGGCGCATTATCACTCCAGATGAGTCTGGCTGGAGATCAGCCGACGTTCGCGCGGATCACGATCGGCACTGCGTACTGCCGGACTTTCCCCCTGAATCACCCGTTCGTGCAGCATCGGGATGGCGGCATCAGTGGCCAGAATCAGGTTTTCCGCCGCGATGATTGCCTGACGACGCGCCTCACCAGCTGGCGTGGCTGCTGCCCGTTGCAGCGCCTGATCGATCGCCGGCTGGCATAGCTGCGCAATGTTAAATGAACCCTTGCAGGCAAAGTCGCTGTACATATAGGCGACCGGATCGCCGGAGTCGAGCACCGTGGCGCGCGACAGGATAAAGGCGTCAAACTTACCCGCCAGCGCATCCGCTTCAATATGAGCATATTCACGCACCACCTGCTTCACCTGAAAACCAGCGGCGGTGAGCTGCTGCGCCAGATAAACCGCCACTTCCGGCAGTTCAGCGCGGTCACTGAAGGTGGCGAGAGTCATCAGCTGGCCATTGGGTCTGGCTGCCGCCTGCGGATGCGCGACCGGCTGACGCAGCTGCGCCGCCCACGGCAGCGCCGGACCTAACAATCCTTGCGCGACATCCGCGCGTTTTTCATAGACGTTATCCACCAGCTGCTGGCGATTGATCGCCTCACGTACGGCGGCACGCAGCGCCGGATCGCGGAAGGTTCCCTGCTGGCTGTTCAGATACAGGGTGTTGGTGCGCGGCATTGGCACTTCATGAATCTGTTCCGGTTTCAGCAGGGCGGCCTGCGAGACCGGCACCGCTTCCACCACATCGGCGCTGTTGGTGCGCAATGCCGCCGCGCGCGCTGCACCGTCCGGCACAAAGCTGACATCAATCCCGCTGGCCTGCGCTTTCTCACCCCAGTAGTCAGCAAAGCGGTTTAAGCTGGCGCTGCTGGTGCCATTCACTTTGCTGAGAATAAACGGCCCGCTGCCGCTGCCGACCGGATCAACGCTGCCATTTGCGCCATAGGCTCTGGCTGCCAGAATCGCCAGTTGCGGGCTGGAGAGGCGCTGCGGGATCAGCGGATCGGGATCGGCGCTGGTGATGATCACCGCATGATCGCCGTCGGCGGCAATCTCCAGCGTAACGCCATCAAGAATACGTGGCTTAGGCGCAGCCTGAGTGGCGGCGTTAAGTGAGCGGATCACCGTGGCTGCCGTTAACAGCGTACCGTCATGGAAATGGACATTCTCGCGTAACTCAAAGCGCCAGCGGCGATCGTCAAGCTGCTGCCAGCGGGTGGCCAGCGCTGGTTTTGCTTCGCCCAGCGCATCAAGATTGACCAGTGTTTCGGCTGTCTGCCAGCGTGACAGTTTAAACGCGTCGTCACTCAGCGGCGACAGGGCGGAGCGTGGCGGTTGTAGCATCGCCAGACGAATGCGTGAGCTGTCTGATTTGACCTCCTTTTCGTTAAAACAGCCGCTAAGCAGCAACGTGATGCTCAGTATCCACAGGGCGCGAGCTTTCATTAGCCTGGTATCCTTATTGTTAAATTAATCAGCCAAAGGTAAACGGGGGATGGCGTCCAGCAAACGCTGGCTGGCCGGGTGCTGCGGGTGACACAACAGCTGGCGGGTGGGGGCGTCTTCAACGATGGCGCCGTTATCCATTACCAGCACGCGTTCGCACAGGCAGGTAATTGATGACAGATCGTGTGACACCACCAGCAGGCCCATCTGCTGCTGACGGGCAATATCGGCCAGCAGGTGGTTGATTTGTTGTCTGAGCGGCAGATCAAGGCCACTAACCGGTTCGTCCGCCAGCAGAAAACGCGGTTGCAGCGCAATCGCCCGCGCGATAGCCACGCGCTGCGCCTGACCGCCGGAGAGAGTGGCGCAGCGCTGATTTAACAGGCTGGCATCGAGCCTGACCTGCGCCAGAATCGCTGCCAGCTGAAGCAGGTCGGGTTGCAGACGCTTTAACTGGCGCAGCGGTTCGGCCAGCACATCCGCCACCGTGCGGCGCGGATCGAGCGTGGTGGCTGGATCCTGCGCGATATATTGCACCTGCTGGCGATACCAGCGCAGCGCCCGTACCGATGCGGGGCGCACCGGATGTTGCTGGCAGCGCACTTCGCCGTCAGTGGCGCTTTGCAATGCCAGCATCAGTTTCAGCAGTGTGGATTTGCCGCTGCCGGAGGAGCCAATCAGCGCCACGCGTTCACCGGCACGTAGCTGGAATGAGACGGCGTCGACAAGCGGACGCGGCTGGCCGTGCGGCTGATAGCTGAGCTGATGGGTAGTAAGAAAAGCGGGCACAGACATCAGGCAATCCCCCGCAGCGGGGGCGTGGTGAGCAGCATCTGTTCCGCGTGGCGTGCGGCGCTGACCAGCCGCTGACTGGCCGCATGCGTTGGCCGGTTCAGCAGTTGCTGCATGGTGCTGTTTTCCACCAGCCGCCCGGCTGACATCACCAGCGCCCGGCTGCAGAGCTGCGCAGCCAGCACCAGATCGTGGGTGATAAACAGCAGCGCGGGCGCATCGCGACGCAGCGCCAGGCGCTGGAACGCCGCGATTACCGTCTGTTGCGTGGCGACATCCAGCGCACTGGTGGGTTCGTCGGCGACAATCAGCGGGCTTTCGCTGGCCAGCGCCAGTGCGATGCAGACGCGCTGACGCTGGCCGCCCGACAGCTCGGCGGGATAACAGGCCATCACCCGCTCACTATCAGCGAAATCCATCTCATCCAGCAGCGCAATCGCCGCCTGCTGCGCTGCACGCCGGGAAACCGGTTGTCTGGCGCGCAGTGTCATCTGCAGCTGCTTGCCGACACTCACCAGCGGATTAAGGGCGCTGGCGGAGTCCTGAAAAATCATCGCTGCACGTGTCGCAGGGGAGCGCTGGCCCACCGGGCGATCAATCACCGACTGTCCGGCAATTTGCAGTCTACCCGCCAGGCGCGCCGATGCGGGCAGTGCGCCAATAATGGCGCTGGCGGTTAGCGATTTACCACATCCTGATTCACCCAGCAGACAGACGCACTCGCCCCGTTGCAGGGAAAAACTGAGTTGATGCAGTTTTTGCTGCTGGTGCAGATTCAGATCCAGATTGGTCAGTTGCAGCACCCTGTCAGGGGCCGGAGATAACGAAGTCAGCATAGCGTCGCATAGAAGTTATTTGTTATGTAATAACATAACAAAATGTGACACTGTGATGCAAAATAAGTTTAAATGTACTCAACTTGAGGATAGGACATCCTGAAGCGGAGGGTAAGGAAATCCATGAACGCAATCTTTATTGAACTCTCAACATTTGAAAAATACCGTGCAGAATTCCTGACGGATGACCAGTTTAAGGCATTTCAGGAATGACTAATGGCTAATCCCCACACGGGTGATGAGAATCATTTATTACTGGTGGTCTGACGAAGGGCTATTCTATCTCTTCTCCCTGTATGACAAGGATGAAATGGATGATCTCACCAAAAAGCAGAAAGATATTCTGGCCCGGATGCTTGAGCAGATTAAACGAGGAAACAAACTATGACAGAGCGTAACCTGTTCGCTGAACTTATGCAGGGTATGGAAGAAATGGCCGCACACCGGAAGGGTAAGATCACCCTGAAAACCCATAAAGTCTCCCGCCATCGGGTTTCAATTGCGCCGGAAGAACTTAAATCAGTGCGCGAAAGACTGAATCTTTCCCAGGCTGTTTTTGCCAGCTATCTGCATACCGGTGAATCCACTTATCAGAACTGGGAACAGGGCAGGGCTAAACCAAATGCGCAGGCTGTACTTTTAATCCTCATGGTAGCTCGTAACCCTGAAACCTTGCAGACCCTTGCCAGCTTGTAGATTGGCTGTACCTCGGCGAGCTTGCCCCAGTAATCGTATAATCTTCAGGGCTGCAAAGCAGCATATTCATAACTGGTGATTTCGTAACGGTTAGCAAAGGGATCGCTAAAATAGATCGACCAGGAGAGCTGATGATCGCTAAGGCTGAAAGTGACATCATGCTGACTAAGGTGCCGTTGTGCAGCGATAAACTGCGCGGCGTTGCAGCGAAAGGCGACGGTATGACCTGCGGCATGCTGCTGGCGTTTAAATAGCGCCAGATGAATATTGCCCTGTTGAAGTGTTAATGGCCCACCCTGCTGATACCAGTTCAGTAGTGGCTGACAAACGCTAAATCCTAATACCTCATGATACCAGCGTGTCGCCTGCTGTATGTCATCGACATAAATATGTACATGGTCGAAAGCCGAAAGCTGGATTGTCATGATTGATCCTCAGGCGCGTTTTAAAGCGAGTGTAGCCCGAGATAAAAAGCGATCAATTCAAAGCGCACGCCTGGTTAAATCTTTTGCGCTTACTCCGCTTTCTCATCCATCAGCTGCGCCAGTACATTGCGATAGCCCTGTAACAACGCCTCATCGACTTCATGTTCCAGTTTGCTAATCACCGTGGCGATAATCGCTTTGCTGGTAGCCGGTTTACCGGCTTGCATCAGTTCGGTCATCACTGCCGCCAGCAACTCAGCCTCACGCGGTGCTTGCCAGGCTGGGCTGTTAAAGTAGTCGGTAATCGCACGGCCTGCGCCGGGTGTATGTGCTCGCATGAAAAACCTCCGAAAAAGCGCCATCGGCCACACCACCGGCCACACAAGGGGAGGCCGGTGAGATCATAAACAGGACAATATGATGGTGATCCGGGCAACCAGGACAGTCAGCCCGCCACTTGCCAGACGTTAAACAGGTGGAGATTTTTTAAACATAGAACGCGGCAGCGGAGTTGTCAGTAACAAAATGAAATATTTTTGACATTACGCAGGCGAATAAGTGCTGACAACCTCTAAAACGCCATTAATGATAAATTGCACGCCCATGCACACCAGCAGGAACCCCATCAGGCGTGAGATGGCTTCGATACCGCCTTTGCCGACGATGCGCATAATGCCGCCGGAGCTGCGCAGGCTAATCCATAAAATCACACTGACCGCGATAAAGGTCAGCACCGGCGCGACGCTGATCACCCACGGCGAGAACTGCGTGCTGTCGCGGATGGTGGAAGCGGAACTGATAATCATCGCAATGGTGCCCGGACCGGCGGTGCTGGGCATCGCCAGCGGTACAAAGGCAATATTGACCCCTTTATGTTCGTTTAACTCATCCTGCTTGTGCTCGGCCTCCACCGACTGACCGGCCGGTTTGTGCGGGAACAGCATGCGAAAACCGATAAAGGCGACAATTAAGCCACCGGCAATCCGCAGGCCAGGAATCGAGATGCCAAAGGTATCCATCACCAGGTTACCGGCGTAATACGCTACGGTCATAATAATAAAAACGTACAGCGAGGCATCGCGCGCTTGCTTGTTGCGCTCGCTAAAGTTCATATCGCCCGCCAGGCCTAAAAACAGCGCCACGGTGGTCAGCGGGTTAGCCAGCGGCAGTAATACCACCAGACCCAGGCCAATCGCCTTAAACAGTTCCAGCATGCTGATATCCTTAACAGAAAAGGGCGTTTATCGCGTAATCCTTGGCTGCCAGTATTACCGTAGCGAGCGGCTAAAGCCAGCCTCAATCTTTATGGTGAACGACGATTATTAAAGACAAATAAAATAAAGGTTGCATCTGAAGGGTGGCTATGAGTAAATGCGTCGTCGGTTTGTTAAGCAGAGCCGAATATGCGAGCAGTTTTAGTAAAGCAGTCTTCAGTTCAAGCGTTATCTTAGATATCTCTTCTTCCTGACTCCTTCCTGAGTGCCTCATAAATTCTGTAGACAAACCATTTCGCCCATGTGGCTTGTAATTGAATGAAGGATAGACAAATGTCTAACAAAATGACTGGTTTAGTAAAATGGTTCAACGCTGAGAAAGGCTTCGGTTTCATTTCTCCAACTGACGGCAGCAAAGATGTATTCGTACACTTCTCTGCAATTCAGAACGATGGCTTCAAAAGCCTCGACGAAGGTCAGAAAGTTGAGTTCACCATTGAAAATGGCCAGAAAGGCCCAGCAGCTGCTAACGTAACTGCTATCTAAGCGAATTTATCGCTGCTGAAGATATTTATCTTCAACGACGAAACGCTAATAAAAACCCGCCTTGTGCGGGTTTTTTGTTTTAAGCATAAAGATAATGCTATTTGCCTGCCCGCAGCGTGAGGCGGCGTTAGCTGAATGCCGCTTCAGCTAAATAATCTGAAGTTGTCCCGTTGCCAGTATTTGCCACTCGTCACATTTCTCAACTTGCTAGACTGACGGTTCCGCTATGCATTTGAGGCCACGCGCACTTCGCTATGGAATCCTGGAAGGTCAATCTTATTTCAGTCTGGTTCGGGTGTTTTTTTACCGGGCTGGCTATCAGTCAAATTCTGCCGTTTCTTCCACTCTATATTCAACAGCTTGGTGTTGAATCCCATAGCGCTTTAACCATCTGGTCCGGATTAACCTTCAGTGTCACCTTTATGGTTTCGGCGGTGGTTTCACCGATGTGGGGTAGCCTGGCAGATCGCAAGGGGCGTAAGCTGATGCTGTTGCGCGCCTCTTTTGGCATGGGAGCGGTGATCCTGATGCAGGCGTTTGTCACTAATGTCTGGCAGCTGTTTCTGCTGCGTGCGCTGATGGGGCTGACTTCCGGCTATATTCCCAATGCAATGGCGCTGGTGGCTTCGCAGGTGCCGCGTGAGCGCAGCGGCTGGGCATTAAGCACCGTGGCCACCGGCCAGATCTCAGGTGTGATTGCCGGACCAATGCTGGGCGGGCTGCTGGCCGACTGGGTCGGTTTGCGCAGCGTGTTTATCCTCACTTCAATTCTGCTGCTGATCAGTTTTCTGATTACCCTGTTTCTGATTAAAGAGACCGGACATAAAGCGGTAAAGAAAGAGGACAAGCTCAGCGGCAGCGCGGTATTTCAGACCTTAAGCAATCCGGCGCTGGTGATCACGCTGTTTTGCACCACACTGGTGATTCAGTTAAGTAACTCTTCCATCAGCCCGATTCTGACGCTATTT
This is a stretch of genomic DNA from Winslowiella toletana. It encodes these proteins:
- a CDS encoding MarC family NAAT transporter, with translation MLELFKAIGLGLVVLLPLANPLTTVALFLGLAGDMNFSERNKQARDASLYVFIIMTVAYYAGNLVMDTFGISIPGLRIAGGLIVAFIGFRMLFPHKPAGQSVEAEHKQDELNEHKGVNIAFVPLAMPSTAGPGTIAMIISSASTIRDSTQFSPWVISVAPVLTFIAVSVILWISLRSSGGIMRIVGKGGIEAISRLMGFLLVCMGVQFIINGVLEVVSTYSPA
- a CDS encoding multidrug efflux MFS transporter; translated protein: MESWKVNLISVWFGCFFTGLAISQILPFLPLYIQQLGVESHSALTIWSGLTFSVTFMVSAVVSPMWGSLADRKGRKLMLLRASFGMGAVILMQAFVTNVWQLFLLRALMGLTSGYIPNAMALVASQVPRERSGWALSTVATGQISGVIAGPMLGGLLADWVGLRSVFILTSILLLISFLITLFLIKETGHKAVKKEDKLSGSAVFQTLSNPALVITLFCTTLVIQLSNSSISPILTLFVRDLAPDVQNIAFLSGFIAAIPGMSALISAPWLGKLGDRIGTERILIATLTFSIVLFLAMGFVTNATQLGVLRFLLGFADGAMMPAVQTLLLRYSSDQVTGRIFGYNQSFMYLGNVVGPLIGAGVSAIGGFRWVFIATALVVFINTWQLRRLYRQQKTAATELQKPRA
- a CDS encoding VOC family protein, with product MTIQLSAFDHVHIYVDDIQQATRWYHEVLGFSVCQPLLNWYQQGGPLTLQQGNIHLALFKRQQHAAGHTVAFRCNAAQFIAAQRHLSQHDVTFSLSDHQLSWSIYFSDPFANRYEITSYEYAALQP
- a CDS encoding biofilm development regulator YmgB/AriR family protein; the protein is MRAHTPGAGRAITDYFNSPAWQAPREAELLAAVMTELMQAGKPATSKAIIATVISKLEHEVDEALLQGYRNVLAQLMDEKAE
- a CDS encoding helix-turn-helix domain-containing protein, with amino-acid sequence MTERNLFAELMQGMEEMAAHRKGKITLKTHKVSRHRVSIAPEELKSVRERLNLSQAVFASYLHTGESTYQNWEQGRAKPNAQAVLLILMVARNPETLQTLASL
- a CDS encoding ABC transporter substrate-binding protein — protein: MKARALWILSITLLLSGCFNEKEVKSDSSRIRLAMLQPPRSALSPLSDDAFKLSRWQTAETLVNLDALGEAKPALATRWQQLDDRRWRFELRENVHFHDGTLLTAATVIRSLNAATQAAPKPRILDGVTLEIAADGDHAVIITSADPDPLIPQRLSSPQLAILAARAYGANGSVDPVGSGSGPFILSKVNGTSSASLNRFADYWGEKAQASGIDVSFVPDGAARAAALRTNSADVVEAVPVSQAALLKPEQIHEVPMPRTNTLYLNSQQGTFRDPALRAAVREAINRQQLVDNVYEKRADVAQGLLGPALPWAAQLRQPVAHPQAAARPNGQLMTLATFSDRAELPEVAVYLAQQLTAAGFQVKQVVREYAHIEADALAGKFDAFILSRATVLDSGDPVAYMYSDFACKGSFNIAQLCQPAIDQALQRAAATPAGEARRQAIIAAENLILATDAAIPMLHERVIQGESPAVRSADRDPRERRLISSQTHLE
- a CDS encoding ABC transporter ATP-binding protein — its product is MSVPAFLTTHQLSYQPHGQPRPLVDAVSFQLRAGERVALIGSSGSGKSTLLKLMLALQSATDGEVRCQQHPVRPASVRALRWYRQQVQYIAQDPATTLDPRRTVADVLAEPLRQLKRLQPDLLQLAAILAQVRLDASLLNQRCATLSGGQAQRVAIARAIALQPRFLLADEPVSGLDLPLRQQINHLLADIARQQQMGLLVVSHDLSSITCLCERVLVMDNGAIVEDAPTRQLLCHPQHPASQRLLDAIPRLPLAD
- the cspE gene encoding transcription antiterminator/RNA stability regulator CspE; this encodes MSNKMTGLVKWFNAEKGFGFISPTDGSKDVFVHFSAIQNDGFKSLDEGQKVEFTIENGQKGPAAANVTAI
- a CDS encoding ATP-binding cassette domain-containing protein yields the protein MLTSLSPAPDRVLQLTNLDLNLHQQQKLHQLSFSLQRGECVCLLGESGCGKSLTASAIIGALPASARLAGRLQIAGQSVIDRPVGQRSPATRAAMIFQDSASALNPLVSVGKQLQMTLRARQPVSRRAAQQAAIALLDEMDFADSERVMACYPAELSGGQRQRVCIALALASESPLIVADEPTSALDVATQQTVIAAFQRLALRRDAPALLFITHDLVLAAQLCSRALVMSAGRLVENSTMQQLLNRPTHAASQRLVSAARHAEQMLLTTPPLRGIA
- a CDS encoding ABC transporter permease subunit, giving the protein MRHFTPLLPLLSRLITLAAMVMLVGILPWLAGGDPALALLRARSGDQEATTETLEAIRHSLGLYQGPDALLWHWLKNLAQGDAGNSWISGAPVLPGMLQATGVSLTLMACALLVALLLLSLICLPVLRAGLTGVARRPAGTLAAALTALPEFLLAALLLLAGAVWLGWLPPFGWTGWQHAILPALALGIPAGGLLGRLFSDALSASFQEKWLVSWQAAGIPRYRLALALIKRTLPAMLPQLAMVIIGLTGGAIAVEKVFAIPGLGRATLGAAAASDLPALQSGMLILLLLGSVAGLLASLLQRALLGPALHYGALPAIPPQVSVSRTGWWIPLIALLLMLLLIAAGLPRDAFSSAWLRLQSPSWSLPFGADAMGRDILARVAQGALHTCALALLVTLCSLLIGILAGLFPRVLVGPIEVANATPPVIAGMVIAAVNGPTAAGAAFAVIIVSWAPLAAHTAALVAEINAQPHIRMLPVLGVGPLRRAWRYLLPPMLAPLLRHAMLRLPGNALALAGLGFLGLGPQPPAADWGIVLAEGMPYLERAPWAVVAPALALILLSVLAVTGASLTDRTRHLKVKP